The Ruminococcus bovis genome includes a region encoding these proteins:
- a CDS encoding MATE family efflux transporter, which produces MAVAKRKTNLMTQGNIVKQILFFSIPLILGNLLQQLYSTVDSIIVGNFVGSNALAAVGSSTSLIYLLIAFSQGAATGAGVVVSQYLGAEDRKRTHDAVHTAVAISIILGLVLTLGGVLLSRQILIWMNTPKEVLGDSVTYLRIYSGGLLFNVVYNMASGILNAAGNSKRSLYYLGYASVTNIILDIVFINILGMGVEGAAIATDISQVVSCILAIGYLVKVNEPYKIKLKDIKLNKSTAGRIIKIGLPTGIQNMTISLSNVLVQSSVNQFGASAMAGFGAYMKIDGFNILPVLSFSMAITTFVGQNYGANKIDRVKKGMWITLAMGAIYTIITGILLLTFSTPLMRLFTNDPNVIEYGKLAMDYFCPFYILISCLQCLAGTVRGTGKSIPPMVVLLTSMCLFRIVWLQVALPFFSTIDGIYVLYPVSWVVGLVLMVIYVWKGKWLVPHKVQ; this is translated from the coding sequence ATGGCAGTTGCCAAAAGAAAAACAAATTTAATGACACAGGGTAATATTGTTAAGCAAATATTATTCTTTTCAATACCACTTATTTTAGGTAATTTACTTCAACAACTTTACAGTACAGTTGACTCAATTATAGTAGGTAATTTTGTAGGCAGTAATGCCTTAGCAGCAGTAGGCTCTAGTACATCACTGATTTATTTGTTAATAGCCTTTAGCCAAGGTGCAGCAACAGGTGCAGGTGTTGTAGTATCTCAGTATTTAGGTGCTGAGGATAGAAAGAGAACCCATGATGCAGTTCATACAGCAGTAGCTATTTCAATAATTTTAGGTTTAGTCTTAACATTAGGTGGTGTACTCCTTAGTAGGCAAATACTTATTTGGATGAATACACCTAAAGAGGTTTTAGGTGACTCAGTTACATATTTAAGAATATATTCAGGTGGTTTATTATTTAATGTTGTATATAATATGGCATCCGGTATTCTTAATGCAGCCGGTAATTCTAAACGGTCACTTTACTACTTAGGCTATGCCTCAGTTACAAACATCATCCTTGATATTGTGTTTATCAATATTCTTGGTATGGGTGTTGAGGGTGCTGCTATTGCAACAGATATTAGCCAAGTAGTTTCTTGTATATTAGCAATCGGTTACTTAGTAAAAGTAAATGAGCCTTATAAAATTAAGTTAAAAGATATAAAGCTTAATAAATCTACTGCCGGTAGAATAATCAAAATCGGTTTACCTACCGGTATTCAAAATATGACAATTTCACTTTCCAATGTATTAGTACAGTCAAGTGTAAATCAGTTTGGTGCATCAGCAATGGCTGGTTTTGGTGCATATATGAAGATAGATGGTTTTAACATTTTACCGGTGTTAAGTTTCAGTATGGCTATTACCACATTTGTAGGTCAAAACTATGGTGCAAATAAAATTGACAGAGTTAAAAAGGGTATGTGGATTACCTTAGCAATGGGTGCAATTTATACTATCATAACAGGTATTTTACTTTTAACTTTCTCAACCCCATTAATGCGACTTTTCACAAATGACCCTAATGTAATAGAATACGGTAAACTGGCAATGGATTACTTCTGTCCATTCTATATTTTAATCAGTTGCTTACAATGTTTAGCCGGTACAGTTAGAGGAACAGGCAAGAGTATTCCACCAATGGTTGTACTACTTACTTCAATGTGCCTATTTAGAATAGTATGGCTACAAGTAGCATTACCTTTCTTTAGCACAATAGACGGTATCTATGTTTTGTATCCGGTATCTTGGGTAGTAGGTCTGGTATTAATGGTTATCTATGTGTGGAAAGGTAAATGGCTAGTCCCTCATAAAGTACAGTAA
- a CDS encoding antitoxin VbhA family protein, translating into MKNKSYDKAIENAVASVEMEGYRIDEQSKEWCKKLLLNEITMEEYIELIKNKSLNYI; encoded by the coding sequence ATGAAAAATAAATCTTACGATAAGGCAATAGAAAATGCAGTTGCATCGGTTGAAATGGAAGGTTACCGAATTGATGAACAAAGCAAAGAATGGTGCAAAAAGCTTCTATTAAATGAAATCACAATGGAAGAATATATAGAGCTAATAAAAAATAAATCACTTAACTATATTTAA
- a CDS encoding PucR family transcriptional regulator, whose product MNCEDMTRIPQLNNVLNMKAGVTGVKNTIRWMYFADCLQCVKNEYHVEDYIHGGEFVVLTNPDVTEDKNKLMALITSMVDYGISALGINEGQILPELIEYCNKEGLPLFELPEKFPLVDLSQILCKRLVFEENNRNLEEQVFASILDAEHLNRDSVLEQAQFLGIDLTGSFCVVEFVFGKKHQDSKDLLSTGQEIRNIINMEFSFYSGSVLVMPQTGSVLALISTDRISDDDIKSVLNRIIENADKKHHITLKAGIGSSVEYLEDVMTSRREAAEAVKVASLSDTEERLFFYKEQGIYTFISKVTDSRFLDDYVAKNIGKLIDADEINNGSLCETLESFLNHNCNVKETAQSLFIHRNTLNYRLNKIKELLGSDFENLDKCLELKLAFMIRSYRGRK is encoded by the coding sequence ATGAATTGCGAAGATATGACAAGAATCCCACAACTAAATAATGTTTTGAATATGAAAGCCGGAGTCACAGGCGTAAAGAACACAATAAGGTGGATGTATTTTGCCGATTGTTTGCAGTGTGTTAAAAACGAATATCATGTTGAGGATTATATTCATGGTGGGGAGTTCGTGGTGCTGACAAATCCTGATGTGACAGAGGATAAGAATAAGCTGATGGCACTGATTACAAGTATGGTTGATTATGGGATTTCTGCCCTTGGAATCAATGAGGGACAGATTTTGCCGGAGCTTATTGAATATTGCAATAAAGAGGGTCTTCCACTTTTTGAACTACCGGAAAAATTTCCACTTGTAGATTTGTCACAAATATTGTGTAAAAGATTGGTATTTGAAGAGAACAACAGAAACCTTGAGGAACAGGTATTTGCCTCAATCCTTGATGCAGAGCATCTTAACCGTGACAGTGTACTTGAACAGGCACAGTTTCTGGGTATTGACTTGACAGGAAGTTTTTGTGTTGTTGAATTTGTATTTGGAAAGAAACACCAAGATAGCAAAGATTTATTATCAACCGGTCAGGAGATAAGAAACATTATTAATATGGAATTCTCATTTTATTCGGGAAGTGTCCTTGTAATGCCTCAGACCGGTAGTGTTTTGGCACTTATTTCTACAGACAGAATAAGTGATGATGATATAAAGTCAGTATTAAATCGTATCATTGAAAATGCCGATAAGAAACACCACATTACTCTTAAAGCCGGAATCGGAAGCAGTGTGGAATATCTTGAAGATGTTATGACTAGCCGAAGAGAGGCTGCAGAGGCAGTTAAGGTGGCTTCACTTTCTGATACAGAGGAGAGGCTTTTCTTTTATAAAGAGCAGGGAATATATACTTTTATATCAAAGGTTACAGATAGCAGATTTCTTGACGATTATGTTGCCAAGAATATCGGTAAGCTGATAGATGCTGATGAGATTAATAACGGAAGTTTGTGTGAAACACTTGAGAGTTTTCTTAACCACAACTGCAATGTAAAAGAAACTGCACAGAGCCTATTTATTCACAGAAATACTCTCAATTATAGGCTTAACAAAATAAAAGAATTGCTTGGTTCTGATTTTGAAAATCTGGATAAATGCCTTGAATTAAAACTTGCATTTATGATAAGGAGCTACCGTGGCAGAAAATAA